A region of Ictalurus furcatus strain D&B chromosome 1, Billie_1.0, whole genome shotgun sequence DNA encodes the following proteins:
- the LOC128614439 gene encoding complement C1q and tumor necrosis factor-related protein 9B-like, translating to MNTTLCKQDMQCLIIPLQGEKGENGLPGHDGKPGIKGERGMSGQPGKSGQKGEAGLRGTIGDSGVKGSKGERGQQGLPGKQGPPGPKQPQGDKGEQGPPGEPGPKGEPGLPGSEGPAGTIGPKVSLF from the exons ATGAACACTACTCTGTGTAAACAGGATATGCAATGCTTAATAATTCCTCTGCAGggtgaaaaaggagaaaatggacTTCCTGGTCATGATGGTAAGCCT GGGATCAAAGGTGAGCGAGGAATGTCTGGACAGCCAGGTAAATCAGGGCAAAAG GGTGAAGCTGGTTTACGTGGAACCATAGGTGACTCAGGAGTAAAGGGCTCCAAA GGTGAGAGGGGACAGCAAGGGCTGCCTGGAAAACAAGGACCACCAGGTCCCAAG CAACCTCAGGGTGACAAAGGTGAACAAGGGCCCCCTGGTGAGCCTGGGCCAAAG GGGGAACCGGGCCTCCCTGGCAGTGAAGGACCAGCCGGAACAATTGGACCTAAGGTCAGTCTGTTTTAA